From Crassaminicella indica, one genomic window encodes:
- a CDS encoding thiamine diphosphokinase, producing the protein MKCVIIANGDFNANEGLKTLIEECNYIICADGGARHLFKMNIMPHMIVGDLDSIDVDTKSYFEKKNVLLHKFPKRKDYTDMELAIEYAVKKGATEIILLGAIGNRMDHTIANVTLLKPLAEKGIKARIVDEHNEIVFVNNSLEIEGEIGDTISIIPLSEKVEGVTLEGFEYPLDDALIRMGSSIGISNRLLKRKAIITIKKGNILVIKAKD; encoded by the coding sequence ATGAAATGTGTAATTATAGCCAATGGAGATTTTAATGCTAATGAAGGGTTGAAAACTTTAATAGAAGAATGCAATTACATTATATGTGCAGATGGAGGGGCTAGACATTTATTTAAGATGAATATAATGCCTCATATGATTGTTGGAGATTTAGATTCTATTGATGTAGATACGAAAAGTTATTTTGAAAAGAAAAATGTTTTACTGCATAAATTTCCTAAGAGGAAAGATTATACTGATATGGAGTTAGCTATAGAATATGCTGTTAAAAAAGGTGCTACAGAAATTATACTATTAGGAGCTATTGGTAACAGAATGGATCATACAATAGCGAATGTTACTTTATTAAAGCCCTTAGCAGAAAAAGGAATCAAGGCAAGAATAGTTGACGAACATAATGAAATAGTATTTGTAAATAATTCTTTGGAAATAGAAGGAGAAATAGGTGATACGATATCTATTATTCCTTTGAGTGAAAAAGTTGAGGGAGTTACATTAGAAGGATTTGAATATCCATTAGATGATGCTCTCATACGGATGGGTTCATCTATTGGTATAAGTAATAGATTGTTAAAAAGAAAAGCGATAATAACTATTAAAAAAGGAAATATATTGGTCATAAAGGCTAAAGATTAA
- a CDS encoding DAK2 domain-containing protein, with product MFIQGANVLQTNKHLVDELNVFPVPDGDTGTNMSLTMNSAAKEAKNVSTNTIDSIVEAIANGSLMGARGNSGVILSQIFRGFAKACKGKEVLSIADLAYAFKSASDTAYKAVMKPIEGTILTIIRKIGEKSIELSKKEIYIDDFLYSLIEYGEQVLNKTPEMLKTLKEAGVVDAGGKGLIFIFNGFYEAITGKEVSIEEPVMLEFEKEATKASEDITFGYCTEFIIKGSNIDIEEFKGKIGTYGDCMLVVGDESLVKVHIHTNHPGVILEKGLALGQLTSIKIDNMRQQHQNKVFENDSEVQHEEIKDLGMIAVTMGEGLTNIFKDLNVDEIITGGQTMNPSTEDIKKAIDRINAKHILIFPNNSNIILAANQAKELSDKNITVIPTKTVPQGIAAILAYNQEVSLEENIENMIDALKNVKTGQVTYSVRDTQFNDISIKKGDILGIVDGKITVVGSNVEEEAYKLLKDMITEDDEILTIFYGDDRTQEQAQALAERIEEIYEDIDVEVYYGGQPLYYYIFSLE from the coding sequence ATGTTTATTCAAGGAGCAAATGTTCTTCAAACCAATAAGCATTTAGTAGATGAATTAAATGTTTTTCCTGTTCCAGATGGAGATACAGGAACTAATATGTCTCTTACGATGAATAGTGCAGCAAAAGAAGCAAAGAATGTAAGCACAAATACTATTGATAGTATTGTAGAGGCAATTGCTAATGGGTCGTTGATGGGAGCAAGAGGGAATTCAGGAGTAATTTTATCTCAAATATTTAGAGGATTTGCAAAGGCATGTAAAGGAAAAGAAGTATTAAGCATTGCTGATTTAGCGTATGCTTTTAAGAGTGCTTCTGATACTGCTTATAAGGCGGTTATGAAGCCAATAGAAGGAACTATATTAACAATTATTAGAAAAATTGGTGAAAAATCTATAGAATTATCAAAGAAGGAAATTTATATAGATGATTTTTTATATTCTCTTATAGAATATGGTGAACAAGTTTTAAATAAAACTCCTGAGATGTTAAAAACTTTAAAAGAAGCTGGTGTTGTTGATGCTGGTGGAAAAGGGCTTATTTTTATTTTTAATGGATTTTACGAAGCGATAACAGGTAAGGAAGTAAGCATTGAAGAGCCTGTGATGCTTGAATTTGAAAAAGAAGCTACAAAAGCTTCAGAAGATATTACCTTTGGTTATTGTACAGAGTTTATAATAAAAGGTAGCAATATAGATATTGAAGAATTCAAAGGAAAAATTGGTACTTATGGAGATTGTATGTTGGTTGTAGGAGATGAAAGCTTAGTTAAAGTGCATATTCATACAAATCATCCTGGAGTCATTTTAGAAAAAGGTCTAGCATTGGGACAGCTTACAAGTATAAAAATTGATAATATGAGACAACAGCATCAGAACAAGGTTTTCGAAAATGATTCTGAAGTTCAACATGAGGAAATAAAAGATTTGGGAATGATTGCTGTTACTATGGGAGAAGGTCTAACAAATATATTTAAGGATTTAAATGTAGATGAAATCATCACAGGTGGACAAACTATGAATCCTAGTACAGAAGATATTAAAAAAGCTATAGATCGTATTAATGCGAAACATATTTTGATATTTCCAAACAATAGTAATATTATTTTGGCTGCTAATCAAGCAAAGGAATTAAGTGATAAAAATATTACTGTTATTCCAACGAAAACAGTTCCTCAAGGAATTGCAGCAATATTAGCTTATAATCAAGAAGTGAGTTTGGAAGAAAATATAGAAAATATGATAGATGCATTAAAAAATGTTAAAACAGGACAAGTTACTTATTCTGTAAGAGATACACAATTCAATGATATTTCTATTAAAAAAGGAGATATTTTAGGAATTGTAGATGGAAAAATTACTGTAGTAGGTAGTAATGTTGAGGAAGAAGCATATAAACTGCTAAAAGATATGATTACAGAGGATGATGAGATTCTTACTATTTTTTATGGAGATGATCGTACACAAGAGCAAGCGCAAGCACTTGCTGAAAGAATTGAAGAAATATATGAAGATATTGATGTTGAAGTTTATTATGGAGGACAGCCTCTTTATTATTATATATTTTCTCTTGAATAG
- the rsgA gene encoding ribosome small subunit-dependent GTPase A encodes MIKGIITKGIGGFYYVKSQDAVYECRARGRFRKEKIIPLVGDRVKISINHSSNQGTIEEIMDRDMEFIRPPVANVNQAIIVFAVKKPDPNLMLLDRFLAMAENEGIDVVVCFNKIDLDEEYLIELKKCYTAAGYEVVATSVKLGIGIEHFREILKDKITVFAGPSGVGKSSLLNATQPNLSLKTGAISEKNKRGKHTTRHVELLELDFGGWVLDTPGFSSLNLDFIEEGELQFLFREFTPLIGQCKFTGCKHVNEPECAVKRAVEENIISKSRYESYMQLLKEINQKRRY; translated from the coding sequence ATGATTAAGGGTATTATTACAAAAGGAATTGGAGGATTTTACTACGTAAAATCACAAGATGCAGTATATGAATGTCGTGCAAGAGGAAGATTTAGAAAAGAAAAAATAATTCCTTTAGTAGGAGATCGCGTTAAAATTTCGATAAATCATTCATCTAATCAAGGGACCATTGAGGAAATAATGGATAGGGATATGGAATTTATCCGACCACCAGTTGCAAATGTAAATCAAGCAATTATTGTTTTTGCAGTAAAAAAACCTGATCCTAATTTGATGCTTTTAGATAGATTTTTAGCTATGGCAGAAAATGAAGGAATTGATGTGGTTGTTTGCTTTAATAAAATAGATTTAGATGAAGAATATTTAATTGAATTAAAAAAATGTTATACTGCTGCAGGCTATGAGGTTGTTGCTACTAGTGTGAAATTAGGAATAGGAATAGAACATTTTAGAGAAATATTAAAAGATAAAATAACAGTTTTTGCAGGACCATCAGGAGTAGGGAAATCTTCTCTTTTAAATGCAACGCAACCAAACCTTTCTTTAAAAACAGGAGCTATCAGTGAAAAAAATAAAAGAGGAAAGCATACAACAAGACATGTTGAACTCCTAGAATTGGATTTTGGGGGATGGGTGTTAGACACACCTGGTTTTAGCTCTTTAAATTTGGATTTTATTGAAGAAGGAGAATTGCAGTTTTTGTTTAGAGAGTTTACTCCTTTAATTGGTCAGTGTAAATTTACAGGATGTAAGCACGTAAATGAACCTGAATGTGCAGTAAAGCGTGCTGTAGAAGAAAATATAATCAGTAAATCCAGATATGAAAGCTATATGCAATTATTGAAAGAAATCAATCAAAAGAGGAGGTATTAA
- a CDS encoding alpha/beta-type small acid-soluble spore protein gives MATNNTKVVPEAKAALNQMKYEIANELGLSNYQGMDKGNLTARQNGYVGGYMTKRLVEMAERQMSGK, from the coding sequence ATGGCAACTAACAATACAAAAGTAGTTCCTGAAGCAAAAGCTGCATTAAATCAAATGAAATATGAAATTGCTAACGAATTAGGACTTAGCAACTATCAAGGAATGGATAAAGGAAATTTAACAGCTAGACAAAATGGTTATGTAGGTGGATACATGACTAAGAGATTAGTTGAAATGGCTGAAAGACAAATGTCTGGTAAGTAA
- the rpmB gene encoding 50S ribosomal protein L28 has product MSKSCDVCGKGRISGNTVSHSNRHSRRVWGANIKKVKAIVNGSPKRINVCTRCLRSNKVERAI; this is encoded by the coding sequence ATGTCAAAATCATGCGACGTATGTGGAAAAGGAAGAATTTCTGGTAATACTGTAAGTCACTCTAATCGTCATTCAAGAAGAGTTTGGGGTGCAAACATTAAAAAAGTTAAAGCTATTGTAAATGGTTCTCCTAAAAGAATCAATGTATGTACTAGATGTCTACGTTCTAACAAGGTAGAAAGAGCCATATAG
- the recG gene encoding ATP-dependent DNA helicase RecG, with protein MNELKKSVQFMKGVGPKKSKYLEKIGIYRIEDLLYTFPREYEDRRKIKNIIDVKNDEKITIKAVVCGNIEEKSIRKGLKIYTVPVKDHTAVAYVIFYNSPFVKKIFKRGNMIYVYGKVKRVFGQIQILHPNYEFVKENEQKILNGIIPIYSLTHGLTQKDIQRFNMNALHLYEKGIHEYLPYDTIKRNKLCNIQYALRNIHFPNSVKSLKVAKFRLVFEELLILQIGLWLIKNKFDNNKKGIIFRKKSQIDVLINSLPFQLTNAQLKVLEEIEIDMESGKAMNRLIQGDVGAGKTIIAFIALYKAVLNGYQGVLMAPTEILAEQHFQAAKELLSPLGVKIDFLSGSVRKKKKEEILKKLADGNIDIIIGTHALIEENVCFYKLGLVITDEQHRFGVRQRSILSSKGINPHVLVMTATPIPRTLALILYGDLDISIMDELPPGRKKIKTYCIDEKKREKLYHFARKEIELGRQVYVVAPLVEESENIEAKSVHELYMELKKHYLKDFKVGLLHGKMKPYEKDEVMHQFKKGEIQVLVATTVIEVGVNVPNASVMIIENSERFGLAQLHQLRGRVGRGQYQSYCILINYSKNPLSKERMKIMEETNNGFIIAEKDLELRGPGEFFGTKQHGLPELKIANLFKHINILKQVQDEAHILIKEDQTLSLEKNLTLKNKIIDKFGDNIRQICL; from the coding sequence ATGAATGAATTGAAAAAATCTGTTCAATTTATGAAAGGGGTAGGACCAAAAAAATCAAAATATCTAGAAAAAATAGGAATATATAGGATAGAGGATCTTTTATATACTTTTCCAAGAGAATATGAAGATAGAAGAAAGATAAAAAATATTATTGATGTCAAGAATGATGAAAAAATTACTATAAAGGCTGTTGTATGTGGAAATATAGAAGAAAAATCTATTCGAAAAGGATTAAAGATTTATACTGTTCCAGTAAAAGACCATACAGCAGTAGCTTATGTCATATTTTACAACTCTCCTTTTGTAAAGAAAATATTTAAAAGAGGGAATATGATATATGTGTATGGCAAAGTAAAACGAGTATTTGGGCAAATACAAATATTACATCCAAATTATGAGTTTGTAAAAGAAAATGAGCAGAAAATTTTGAATGGAATTATTCCTATTTATAGTCTTACACATGGTCTTACGCAAAAAGATATACAACGTTTCAATATGAATGCACTTCATTTATATGAAAAAGGGATACATGAATATCTTCCTTATGACACAATAAAAAGAAATAAATTGTGTAATATACAGTATGCTCTTAGAAATATTCATTTTCCAAATTCAGTAAAATCTTTAAAAGTTGCAAAATTTAGATTAGTTTTTGAAGAATTATTAATTTTACAGATCGGTTTATGGTTAATTAAGAATAAATTTGATAATAATAAAAAAGGTATTATCTTTAGAAAAAAATCACAAATAGATGTATTAATAAACTCTTTGCCTTTTCAGCTTACAAATGCTCAATTAAAGGTTTTAGAAGAAATAGAAATAGATATGGAAAGTGGAAAAGCTATGAATCGTCTTATTCAAGGAGATGTGGGTGCAGGAAAAACAATTATTGCATTTATTGCTTTGTATAAAGCTGTATTAAATGGATATCAAGGGGTATTAATGGCACCAACAGAGATTTTAGCTGAGCAGCATTTTCAAGCTGCAAAAGAATTGTTATCACCATTAGGAGTAAAAATTGATTTTTTATCTGGAAGCGTTAGGAAAAAGAAAAAAGAGGAAATATTAAAAAAATTAGCAGATGGAAATATAGATATCATTATAGGAACACATGCATTGATTGAAGAAAATGTTTGTTTTTATAAGCTTGGTCTTGTTATTACAGATGAACAGCATAGATTTGGTGTGAGGCAGAGGAGCATATTATCAAGTAAAGGAATAAATCCTCATGTGCTTGTTATGACAGCAACTCCTATTCCTAGGACACTTGCATTAATTCTTTATGGTGATTTAGATATATCTATTATGGATGAATTGCCTCCAGGAAGAAAAAAAATAAAGACTTATTGTATAGATGAAAAGAAAAGGGAAAAACTATATCATTTTGCGAGAAAAGAAATTGAACTAGGTAGACAAGTTTATGTTGTAGCACCACTAGTTGAGGAATCAGAAAATATTGAGGCAAAATCAGTTCATGAATTATATATGGAATTAAAAAAACATTATTTAAAAGATTTTAAAGTAGGTTTATTGCATGGAAAGATGAAGCCTTATGAAAAAGATGAAGTGATGCATCAATTTAAAAAAGGAGAAATCCAAGTTTTAGTAGCTACTACAGTAATAGAAGTAGGGGTAAATGTGCCTAATGCATCTGTTATGATCATAGAGAATAGTGAAAGATTTGGATTAGCTCAATTACACCAATTAAGAGGAAGAGTAGGTAGAGGTCAGTATCAATCATATTGTATATTGATAAATTATAGTAAAAATCCTTTGTCAAAAGAAAGAATGAAAATTATGGAAGAAACGAATAACGGCTTTATTATTGCTGAAAAAGATTTAGAATTAAGAGGGCCAGGTGAATTTTTTGGTACAAAGCAGCATGGTCTTCCAGAGCTTAAAATTGCGAATTTGTTTAAACATATAAATATATTAAAGCAAGTACAAGATGAAGCACATATACTTATCAAGGAAGATCAAACCTTGTCATTAGAAAAAAATTTGACTTTAAAAAATAAAATCATTGATAAGTTTGGTGATAATATTAGACAAATATGTTTGTAA
- the rpe gene encoding ribulose-phosphate 3-epimerase — protein sequence MVKIAPSILSANFGNLLEDIKKVENAGVDLLHIDVMDGHFVPNITIGPLIMKSIKGKTNIPFDVHLMIENPDQYISEFVKHGAEIITVHVEACTHLHRTIQNIKSHGIKAAVSLNPATSLYTIENILEDIDMVLLMSVNPGFGGQKFIPSVLEKIKNLRKIIDDKGLNVDIEVDGGIKIDNAYEVVKAGANILVAGSAIFNADDIEETIKLFREKINF from the coding sequence ATGGTAAAAATAGCACCATCTATATTATCAGCAAACTTTGGAAATTTATTAGAAGATATAAAAAAGGTAGAAAATGCAGGAGTGGATCTATTGCATATAGATGTGATGGATGGACATTTTGTTCCGAATATTACAATAGGACCTTTAATAATGAAGAGTATTAAAGGAAAAACAAATATTCCCTTTGATGTACATTTGATGATTGAAAATCCTGATCAATATATCTCTGAATTTGTAAAGCATGGAGCAGAAATTATTACTGTCCATGTAGAAGCGTGTACACATCTTCATAGAACGATACAAAATATTAAAAGTCATGGAATAAAAGCAGCAGTATCCCTAAATCCTGCTACATCACTTTATACAATTGAAAATATATTAGAAGATATTGATATGGTTTTATTAATGTCTGTTAATCCTGGATTTGGAGGTCAAAAATTTATTCCATCTGTACTAGAAAAGATAAAGAATTTAAGAAAAATCATAGATGACAAAGGATTAAATGTAGATATTGAGGTTGATGGAGGAATTAAAATTGATAATGCTTATGAGGTAGTTAAGGCAGGAGCAAATATATTGGTAGCAGGTTCTGCAATTTTTAATGCAGATGATATAGAAGAAACGATAAAATTGTTTAGAGAAAAAATTAATTTTTAG
- the pknB gene encoding Stk1 family PASTA domain-containing Ser/Thr kinase — translation MIGKILGNRYEIIEKIGGGGMALVYKAKCKLLNRFVAVKILRPEFTSDEEFIRSFRKESQAAASLCHPNIVNIYDVGNDENDIYYIVMELVKGKTLKQYIKERGPLKPEEIINIAKQIALALQHAHNNHIVHRDIKPHNILITDDGRVKVTDFGIARAVTSSTVTNTGNVIGSVHYFSPEQARGGYIDEKSDLYSLGIVIYEMATGRVPFEGESPISIALKHIKEDVTPPSLINPQIPKALEDIIIKATQKDQTKRYNSTKEICEDLEQALKHPAGNFVTFEEHDDSPTQVIPAIKDDELDMDDEYEHKKRKKTNRRIVLSAIVTAFILALLFTGGVFYLKDKFIVPEKHIPKLVGISFEEAQRNLETLGFKVEKVGEKNSSEYKKGYVMGQEPAAGEIRKAGYTVKLTVSKGPELVEVPNFKNKNINEISYMLDNAGLKEGVVEYEYNSLPVGVIISQSPKAHEKVSKDTGVNFVVSQGPEIKLILMPNLVGENVRDAKKTIETSGLKIGKIEERFDEKIEKDIVISQSFKAGSEVEENKVINLVVSKGPEEITQPSEEEELQMKSVSFPLFYDQAKQEEFVLKIVKIQNGVSTDVYSEVQHKSDSGKRITIKGRDKATIEIYFDNELITKREIDFETGKIE, via the coding sequence ATGATAGGAAAAATATTAGGAAATCGATATGAAATTATTGAAAAAATCGGTGGCGGTGGTATGGCTTTAGTATATAAAGCTAAATGTAAGCTTTTAAACCGATTTGTTGCTGTGAAAATATTAAGACCTGAATTTACAAGTGATGAAGAATTTATTCGTTCTTTTAGGAAGGAATCTCAAGCTGCTGCTAGTCTTTGCCATCCAAATATTGTGAATATTTATGATGTGGGAAATGATGAAAATGATATATATTATATTGTAATGGAGTTAGTCAAGGGAAAAACATTAAAGCAATATATAAAAGAAAGAGGACCCCTAAAGCCTGAGGAAATTATCAATATTGCAAAACAAATTGCATTAGCGCTACAGCATGCACATAATAATCATATTGTTCATAGAGATATAAAACCTCATAATATATTAATAACAGATGATGGAAGAGTAAAAGTTACAGATTTTGGGATTGCTAGAGCTGTTACATCTTCAACTGTTACAAATACAGGAAATGTAATTGGTTCAGTACATTATTTTTCTCCAGAACAAGCTAGAGGTGGATATATTGATGAGAAATCTGATTTATATTCTCTTGGAATTGTCATTTATGAAATGGCAACAGGAAGAGTTCCATTTGAAGGTGAAAGTCCAATTTCTATAGCACTAAAGCATATTAAGGAAGATGTAACACCACCTTCTTTAATAAATCCACAAATACCTAAAGCTTTAGAAGATATTATTATTAAGGCAACTCAAAAAGATCAAACAAAGCGATATAACAGTACAAAGGAGATTTGTGAGGATTTAGAACAAGCCTTAAAGCATCCAGCAGGAAACTTTGTAACATTTGAAGAGCATGATGATAGTCCAACGCAAGTGATCCCTGCTATAAAAGATGATGAATTAGATATGGATGATGAGTATGAGCATAAGAAAAGAAAAAAAACTAATAGAAGGATTGTTCTTAGTGCAATTGTAACAGCGTTTATTTTAGCACTTCTTTTTACAGGAGGTGTATTCTATTTAAAAGATAAGTTTATTGTACCTGAAAAGCATATTCCAAAGTTAGTGGGCATATCTTTTGAAGAAGCACAAAGAAACTTAGAAACTCTTGGATTTAAGGTAGAGAAAGTTGGAGAGAAGAATAGTAGCGAATATAAAAAGGGATATGTAATGGGACAAGAACCAGCAGCTGGTGAAATCCGTAAAGCAGGATATACAGTTAAATTAACCGTTAGTAAAGGGCCTGAATTAGTAGAGGTACCAAACTTTAAAAATAAAAATATTAATGAGATTAGTTATATGCTAGATAATGCAGGTCTTAAAGAAGGTGTTGTAGAATATGAATATAATTCATTACCTGTAGGTGTGATTATTAGCCAAAGTCCAAAGGCGCATGAAAAAGTATCAAAAGATACAGGTGTGAATTTTGTTGTTAGCCAGGGACCAGAAATAAAACTCATCTTAATGCCAAATCTAGTAGGAGAGAATGTTCGTGATGCTAAGAAGACTATTGAAACTTCAGGACTAAAAATTGGAAAAATTGAAGAGAGATTTGATGAAAAGATTGAAAAAGATATAGTTATTTCACAAAGCTTTAAGGCTGGAAGTGAGGTAGAGGAAAACAAGGTTATTAATTTAGTTGTTAGCAAAGGGCCTGAAGAAATTACACAGCCTTCTGAAGAGGAAGAATTGCAAATGAAATCTGTTTCTTTTCCATTGTTTTATGATCAAGCAAAACAAGAAGAGTTTGTGCTAAAAATTGTAAAAATCCAAAATGGAGTTTCAACAGATGTTTATAGTGAAGTCCAACATAAATCAGACAGCGGTAAAAGAATTACTATTAAAGGAAGAGATAAAGCTACTATTGAAATTTACTTTGACAATGAGTTGATCACAAAAAGAGAAATAGATTTTGAAACGGGGAAGATTGAATGA
- a CDS encoding Asp23/Gls24 family envelope stress response protein, translating to MSATLVNELGNIFIDHEVLAFIAGTSAMECYGLVGMAKKSTASGIAELLKRENQSKGVKVRSGNDGVIIDLFVIVEFGTRISAVAQNIIDKVKYNIEMMTGLKVKHVNVNIQGVRVEK from the coding sequence ATGAGTGCTACATTGGTGAATGAATTAGGAAATATTTTCATAGATCATGAGGTTTTAGCATTTATTGCAGGGACATCAGCTATGGAATGTTATGGATTAGTTGGAATGGCAAAAAAATCAACTGCTAGTGGTATTGCAGAGTTGTTAAAACGTGAAAATCAAAGTAAAGGTGTGAAAGTTCGTTCAGGAAATGATGGAGTTATTATAGATCTTTTTGTTATTGTAGAATTTGGAACAAGAATATCTGCAGTTGCACAAAACATTATTGATAAAGTAAAATATAATATTGAAATGATGACAGGCTTAAAAGTAAAACATGTAAATGTAAATATTCAAGGAGTTAGGGTTGAAAAGTAA